One genomic region from Cydia amplana chromosome Z, ilCydAmpl1.1, whole genome shotgun sequence encodes:
- the LOC134660904 gene encoding calcium-binding mitochondrial carrier protein SCaMC-2 isoform X3 translates to MDMDSYYDAWEWIVKYLDIGEDMNVPDDFTQSELQTGKWWRHLLAGGIAGAFSRTCTAPLDRLKVFLQVNPTREGMSKCLARMISEGGITGLWRGNGINVIKIAPESALKFAAYEQVKRLILGDRKNQPLEIYERFAAGATAGAISQTVIYPLEVLKTRLALRKTGQYSGILDAARKIYAREGLRCFYKGYIPNILGIVPYAGIDLAVYETLKKKYINKYHHNGQPGMLLLLACGSASCTLGQVCSYPLALVRTRLQAQEKAAKVAEGTMRGAFKDIVQREGVRGLYRGITPNFIKVIPAVSISYVVYEYASRSLGVNMT, encoded by the exons TATCTGGACATCGGGGAGGACATGAACGTACCCGACGACTTCACACAGAGCGAACTCCAAACGGGCAAGTGGTGGCGCCATCTGCTGGCGGGTGGCATCGCCGGGGCGTTCAGCCGGACCTGTACGGCGCCTCTGGACCGGCTTAAAGTGTTCCTGCAG GTGAATCCAACAAGAGAAGGCATGAGCAAGTGCTTAGCGCGAATGATAAGCGAGGGCGGCATCACCGGCCTCTGGCGGGGAAACGGCATCAACGTCATTAAAATAGCGCCAGAATCCGCACTCAAGTTCGCCGCCTACGAGCAAGTCAAGCGTCTAATACTCGGCGACAGAAAAAACCAGCCTCTAGAGATATACGAGCGATTCGCCGCCGGCGCTACCGCCGGGGCAATCAGCCAAACCGTGATATACCCCCTGGAGGTCCTCAAAACGCGACTAGCGCTAAGGAAAACCGGCCAGTACAGCGGCATTCTCGACGCCGCGCGGAAAATATACGCTCGCGAGGGGCTCAGGTGCTTCTATAAGGGCTACATTCCAAATATCCTCGGGATCGTGCCGTACGCCGGGATAGACCTGGCGGTCTACGAGACGCTGAAGAAGAAGTACATAAACAAGTATCATCACAACGGGCAGCCGGGCATGCTGTTGCTGCTTGCGTGCGGCAGTGCGTCGTGCACGCTGGGGCAGGTGTGCTCGTACCCGCTGGCGCTCGTGAGGACCAGGTTGCAGGCGCAAG AAAAAGCAGCGAAAGTAGCGGAAGGCACGATGCGCGGCGCGTTCAAGGACATCGTCCAGCGGGAAGGCGTGCGCGGCCTGTACCGCGGCATCACCCCCAACTTCATCAAGGTCATACCGGCCGTGTCCATATCCTACGTCGTGTACGAGTACGCCAGCCGCTCCCTAGGCGTCAACATGACGTGA
- the LOC134660904 gene encoding calcium-binding mitochondrial carrier protein SCaMC-2 isoform X2 produces MSLELEELTVGTGDVFEDFLIVFRRCLAKYLDIGEDMNVPDDFTQSELQTGKWWRHLLAGGIAGAFSRTCTAPLDRLKVFLQVNPTREGMSKCLARMISEGGITGLWRGNGINVIKIAPESALKFAAYEQVKRLILGDRKNQPLEIYERFAAGATAGAISQTVIYPLEVLKTRLALRKTGQYSGILDAARKIYAREGLRCFYKGYIPNILGIVPYAGIDLAVYETLKKKYINKYHHNGQPGMLLLLACGSASCTLGQVCSYPLALVRTRLQAQEKAAKVAEGTMRGAFKDIVQREGVRGLYRGITPNFIKVIPAVSISYVVYEYASRSLGVNMT; encoded by the exons TATCTGGACATCGGGGAGGACATGAACGTACCCGACGACTTCACACAGAGCGAACTCCAAACGGGCAAGTGGTGGCGCCATCTGCTGGCGGGTGGCATCGCCGGGGCGTTCAGCCGGACCTGTACGGCGCCTCTGGACCGGCTTAAAGTGTTCCTGCAG GTGAATCCAACAAGAGAAGGCATGAGCAAGTGCTTAGCGCGAATGATAAGCGAGGGCGGCATCACCGGCCTCTGGCGGGGAAACGGCATCAACGTCATTAAAATAGCGCCAGAATCCGCACTCAAGTTCGCCGCCTACGAGCAAGTCAAGCGTCTAATACTCGGCGACAGAAAAAACCAGCCTCTAGAGATATACGAGCGATTCGCCGCCGGCGCTACCGCCGGGGCAATCAGCCAAACCGTGATATACCCCCTGGAGGTCCTCAAAACGCGACTAGCGCTAAGGAAAACCGGCCAGTACAGCGGCATTCTCGACGCCGCGCGGAAAATATACGCTCGCGAGGGGCTCAGGTGCTTCTATAAGGGCTACATTCCAAATATCCTCGGGATCGTGCCGTACGCCGGGATAGACCTGGCGGTCTACGAGACGCTGAAGAAGAAGTACATAAACAAGTATCATCACAACGGGCAGCCGGGCATGCTGTTGCTGCTTGCGTGCGGCAGTGCGTCGTGCACGCTGGGGCAGGTGTGCTCGTACCCGCTGGCGCTCGTGAGGACCAGGTTGCAGGCGCAAG AAAAAGCAGCGAAAGTAGCGGAAGGCACGATGCGCGGCGCGTTCAAGGACATCGTCCAGCGGGAAGGCGTGCGCGGCCTGTACCGCGGCATCACCCCCAACTTCATCAAGGTCATACCGGCCGTGTCCATATCCTACGTCGTGTACGAGTACGCCAGCCGCTCCCTAGGCGTCAACATGACGTGA